From one Ignavibacteria bacterium genomic stretch:
- a CDS encoding exo-alpha-sialidase: MTFATGAGRVFCVFTNTYKSRMYLEYDRTNREWVEIDSSRRAGVLAAVDSVAVLLVSNGNIQQGRVSYAREYSWHSVDYNAPVAGLDFPNIQEVHPTIVAVQNLDQWIEYSSETGRTTPTKIPQTALYYNYSANKEAILAGFRTLLPNPDPNNSRKIPYFNIGVSTDGGDTWHQYDTIHFVNSDEIISNTEYQKNHLRVSAMHLHGNTVTIILADGTVFSTNDNGNTFWYRGVGEFVVSDDNGRLWPVTFVTQKPDSEGNLYYVRNGQLFRVPSDIRQPLELVAKGKQFLGLALSSGVMLATGPKFLARSTDNGRTWLLTGRVTRRQEFKTLPQQIMIFNRIHATDTNDVTVFSYTGGIQGRYKGELGSYILDGSNDQIPLPTAYNIRGEILDEYNSDFYTLNNYVITEYTKDSIVHLLKANVIRLKSETTVNLFGDNPPENYGNMLRFYQRSNTEVFCQRTALWHSTDGGATWEEVGKGLPADSNGRLGTIASMLRLRDGRLLCGMKGFTVYSQREFSTDNYDTSYVSGGLWVSSDNGQNWQELPHPAVAGSNVWFLKRKGDLHEQRLATVVDGGIDTLVAAVGTVETKRLLDAIYERDPDGNPYFTGFYDTVSVTTMRDARIVTSTDGGVSWRVTYNEPKSRPGFSPRREIISRRDGSLLAATVESGVLWSPNGLVWTPLGNDTLNQTVILDIDVDTNDVVYAATDKGIFYINDRPTSVDDGKLNIPSKNGRFFSMWTYPTPVRTQVQVRLNNVEALSNTIRSLKLYNIYGTEVADYSTAIPQQSAGRAEFTLSLPAHIASGVYLLALDTGVGIVSSKLFVAEP, encoded by the coding sequence ATGACTTTCGCAACGGGTGCAGGTCGGGTATTCTGCGTATTTACAAACACCTATAAGTCGAGAATGTACCTTGAATACGATCGTACAAACAGGGAATGGGTTGAAATTGACAGCAGTCGCAGAGCAGGTGTACTCGCAGCAGTTGATAGTGTTGCCGTATTATTAGTAAGTAATGGGAATATACAACAAGGGCGGGTATCTTATGCCCGTGAATACTCTTGGCATTCTGTTGATTACAATGCCCCCGTTGCAGGTTTAGACTTTCCAAACATCCAAGAAGTACACCCCACAATCGTTGCTGTACAAAATCTTGACCAATGGATTGAGTATTCGTCAGAGACAGGTAGAACGACACCCACCAAAATCCCGCAAACAGCACTCTATTACAACTATTCAGCTAACAAAGAAGCTATTCTTGCCGGGTTTCGTACCCTCCTTCCCAACCCGGATCCAAATAATTCAAGAAAGATACCGTATTTCAATATAGGTGTAAGTACTGATGGCGGCGACACCTGGCATCAGTATGATACGATTCATTTTGTAAATAGTGATGAAATTATTTCCAACACTGAATATCAGAAAAATCATCTCCGTGTTAGCGCGATGCACTTACACGGCAATACAGTAACGATTATTCTAGCCGATGGAACAGTGTTCTCGACCAATGATAATGGCAACACATTTTGGTATCGTGGAGTTGGTGAGTTCGTTGTTTCTGATGACAATGGACGTCTTTGGCCTGTCACGTTTGTAACGCAGAAGCCTGATTCTGAGGGTAACTTATATTATGTGCGGAACGGGCAGTTGTTCCGAGTACCATCTGATATCCGACAGCCTTTGGAACTCGTTGCAAAGGGGAAGCAATTTCTTGGGCTTGCCCTGAGTAGCGGTGTCATGCTTGCCACAGGGCCAAAGTTTCTGGCTCGCAGTACGGATAACGGACGCACCTGGCTGTTAACTGGTCGCGTTACAAGACGTCAAGAATTCAAGACACTCCCACAGCAGATAATGATATTTAACCGAATACATGCAACTGACACCAATGATGTCACAGTATTTAGCTATACTGGCGGAATACAAGGACGGTATAAAGGAGAACTCGGTAGCTATATCTTGGATGGCTCTAATGATCAAATACCATTACCAACTGCATACAATATACGAGGAGAGATTCTCGACGAATATAATTCAGACTTCTATACCTTAAACAATTACGTAATAACTGAGTATACAAAAGATTCAATTGTACACCTACTTAAGGCGAATGTGATACGCCTTAAGTCAGAAACAACAGTGAATCTGTTTGGAGACAATCCTCCGGAGAACTATGGTAATATGCTGCGGTTTTATCAGCGGAGCAACACCGAGGTATTCTGTCAGCGAACCGCCCTATGGCACTCTACTGATGGAGGTGCTACATGGGAGGAAGTAGGGAAGGGGCTTCCGGCTGACAGCAATGGGCGTCTGGGTACGATAGCCTCAATGCTGCGCCTGCGCGACGGCCGGCTGCTGTGCGGCATGAAAGGCTTTACTGTGTATTCCCAGCGTGAGTTTAGTACTGATAATTACGATACGTCGTACGTTTCCGGTGGCCTGTGGGTCTCATCCGATAACGGACAGAACTGGCAGGAGTTACCTCACCCGGCAGTAGCCGGCAGTAATGTATGGTTTCTCAAGCGTAAGGGCGATCTCCACGAACAACGTTTAGCAACGGTTGTCGATGGAGGCATCGATACCCTGGTGGCAGCAGTCGGCACGGTAGAGACAAAACGACTTCTTGATGCAATTTATGAAAGGGACCCTGATGGGAACCCATACTTTACAGGATTCTACGATACGGTATCAGTAACCACAATGCGTGATGCCCGCATTGTAACGAGCACCGACGGCGGAGTATCCTGGAGGGTTACCTATAACGAGCCTAAAAGCCGGCCGGGCTTTAGTCCGCGCCGTGAGATCATCTCCCGCCGTGACGGAAGCCTGCTTGCAGCTACAGTCGAGAGCGGTGTGCTGTGGTCACCCAATGGCCTGGTATGGACACCGCTTGGCAACGATACCCTTAACCAGACAGTAATTTTGGATATAGATGTGGATACTAACGATGTTGTATATGCTGCAACAGACAAGGGTATCTTCTACATCAACGACCGCCCCACATCAGTGGATGACGGCAAGCTGAATATCCCAAGCAAGAATGGCCGTTTCTTTAGCATGTGGACGTATCCGACTCCGGTCCGCACACAGGTACAGGTGCGGCTGAATAACGTTGAAGCACTCAGCAATACCATTCGCAGCTTAAAGCTGTACAACATCTACGGTACTGAAGTGGCGGACTACAGCACTGCGATACCGCAGCAGAGTGCCGGCCGAGCCGAGTTTACTCTTAGCCTGCCTGCGCACATTGCCTCGGGCGTCTATCTTCTGGCCTTAGATACCGGAGTCGGCATTGTTTCATCGAAGCTGTTTGTTGCGGAACCATAG
- a CDS encoding T9SS type A sorting domain-containing protein: MLSLLLPASAAETTIIVSATDNRTTISPYIFGKNNCGPASPGDPVPEAEVIRMRDAGLRFARENTGNNASKYNWKKNISSHPDWYNNVYAHDWTNNALWLQKNLPGIQTMWAFQLTGFAAKTSSANFNDWQYNGSQWWSGACQNLAGGGIPNDAGGCAAKTEGNPNSYLQLWDADSTTDLLTQWFGTDDNGQLKVANNLYWDMDNEPDIWGDTHDDIFNGQPTPEEFMQRYFDVAHKARTKAPGIKLCGPVPASEWQWYAWDNKIISAGGKEYVWLEYFIKRCAEEEQATGVRVLDVVDIHSYPGEAQAADILQGHRVYFDTAYTYPGANGVKLTDPSGWGNSITNENILGRINGWLDQYFGANHGITIGISEYALETTDANVMANAYASTLGTFANHGVEFFSPWYWKPGMWEVMNLFSNYGKTISVKATSSNDNLISAYASVNIANDSLTIIFVNRRTDNEAPCSVEIKDFVVPDGHYKAYLLHNLPDEESFVSKANNALNETAATVSDNKLTLTIPALSVEAVLLTGQVSSVASNPAKSSPLTVYPTPATGSITVRLPEPPLSSIVLTDTYGRERCVDAFIGGSTATLSLHALAAGMYTIRVTDVKGLIHTASFIKLD; encoded by the coding sequence GTGCTGTCTCTGCTTCTCCCTGCGTCTGCTGCTGAAACAACAATTATAGTTTCGGCAACAGATAACCGCACCACGATTTCACCATACATCTTTGGTAAGAACAATTGTGGACCTGCCTCGCCGGGCGACCCGGTTCCGGAGGCGGAAGTAATTCGTATGCGCGATGCCGGGTTGCGATTTGCCCGCGAGAATACTGGCAACAATGCTTCCAAATACAACTGGAAGAAAAACATCAGCAGTCACCCAGACTGGTATAACAATGTTTATGCACACGATTGGACCAACAATGCTCTGTGGCTGCAGAAGAACCTGCCGGGCATTCAGACCATGTGGGCCTTTCAACTGACAGGCTTTGCTGCGAAGACATCCTCTGCCAACTTTAACGACTGGCAGTACAACGGCTCGCAATGGTGGTCGGGTGCGTGTCAGAATCTGGCTGGTGGCGGCATTCCAAATGATGCTGGGGGATGCGCAGCGAAAACAGAAGGTAACCCCAACTCTTATCTGCAACTCTGGGATGCTGATTCAACCACCGATCTTTTAACACAGTGGTTTGGGACCGACGACAACGGGCAACTCAAGGTTGCTAATAATCTTTACTGGGATATGGATAATGAACCCGATATATGGGGCGATACTCACGATGATATTTTTAACGGCCAGCCAACACCTGAGGAGTTCATGCAACGCTACTTTGATGTTGCACACAAGGCAAGAACAAAGGCTCCGGGAATAAAGCTGTGCGGACCTGTCCCGGCATCTGAGTGGCAATGGTATGCATGGGATAACAAAATAATCTCAGCAGGAGGCAAGGAATATGTGTGGCTCGAATATTTTATAAAGCGATGTGCGGAAGAAGAGCAGGCTACCGGTGTAAGAGTTCTTGATGTTGTTGATATTCACAGCTATCCGGGAGAGGCTCAGGCAGCTGATATACTCCAGGGACATAGAGTTTATTTTGACACAGCATACACCTATCCGGGAGCAAATGGTGTTAAACTCACTGATCCGTCAGGATGGGGTAATTCAATTACCAATGAAAACATCCTTGGGAGAATTAACGGATGGCTTGACCAATACTTCGGTGCAAACCATGGAATTACCATCGGAATTTCAGAATACGCTCTCGAGACAACAGACGCGAATGTCATGGCCAATGCATACGCATCAACGTTAGGAACATTTGCAAATCATGGGGTAGAGTTTTTTTCGCCCTGGTACTGGAAGCCGGGCATGTGGGAGGTTATGAATTTATTTAGCAATTACGGAAAGACGATCAGCGTTAAGGCCACATCTAGCAACGATAACCTCATTAGTGCGTATGCTTCAGTAAATATAGCCAACGACTCTTTAACTATCATCTTTGTTAACCGGCGAACTGATAATGAAGCTCCTTGCAGCGTTGAGATTAAGGATTTCGTCGTACCCGATGGTCACTACAAGGCATACTTATTGCACAACCTTCCCGATGAAGAATCTTTTGTCAGTAAAGCAAATAATGCCCTCAATGAGACCGCCGCTACAGTGAGCGACAATAAGCTCACACTAACGATTCCGGCATTATCTGTCGAAGCTGTTCTTCTTACAGGTCAGGTTTCTTCTGTTGCCTCCAATCCGGCTAAAAGCAGTCCCCTCACAGTATATCCAACACCGGCAACCGGTAGTATTACTGTGCGCCTGCCTGAGCCCCCTCTCAGCAGCATTGTACTTACCGATACGTATGGAAGAGAACGGTGCGTTGACGCTTTCATTGGAGGCAGTACTGCAACACTGTCGCTGCACGCGCTTGCTGCCGGGATGTACACCATTCGTGTTACCGATGTTAAGGGGCTAATTCATACAGCAAGTTTTATAAAGCTTGATTAG
- a CDS encoding GIY-YIG nuclease family protein yields MTEQSKKELKTQYKNMDIPIGVYAIKNTTNNKIFVGSTANLNAIWNRHVFQLQAGVHPNKALQEDWSIFGESAFRFDILSTIKKDATTIKDYSDELKELEEMFIDDLQPFNNNGYNIRKP; encoded by the coding sequence ATGACTGAACAATCAAAAAAAGAGTTAAAAACACAATACAAGAACATGGATATCCCAATTGGCGTATATGCAATCAAAAACACGACAAACAACAAGATATTTGTTGGGAGCACTGCTAACCTGAATGCAATATGGAATCGTCATGTGTTCCAGTTGCAGGCTGGTGTTCATCCGAACAAAGCACTTCAGGAAGACTGGAGTATATTCGGTGAGTCTGCATTTAGATTTGATATTCTGAGTACGATAAAAAAAGATGCTACTACGATTAAAGATTATTCTGATGAGCTAAAGGAACTTGAAGAGATGTTTATCGACGATTTACAGCCTTTTAACAATAACGGCTATAATATCCGAAAACCATGA
- a CDS encoding tRNA glutamyl-Q synthetase has translation MMKPLRTRIAPTPSGYLHEGNAVNFMITWLKARQSGAEILLRIDDADTDRVRPEYVQDIFDVMHWLGISWDIGPQTPSGLYSEWSQTHRTHRYQQVLGMLRDSGALFACSCTRSQIRQHDAAMRYTGECVGKGLSFEAPNVVWRLRTPHTMNLRYPVVRQRNGSPAYNLITVVDDVDYNITNIVRGADLEDATAVQRYLAERLPCLSPFTDITIGVVP, from the coding sequence ATGATGAAACCGCTACGTACCCGCATAGCACCCACGCCATCCGGTTATCTCCACGAAGGCAATGCCGTTAACTTTATGATAACCTGGCTAAAAGCCAGGCAGTCGGGAGCCGAGATACTGCTGCGGATCGATGATGCCGATACTGACAGAGTTCGTCCGGAGTACGTACAGGACATTTTCGATGTTATGCACTGGCTTGGCATCAGCTGGGACATCGGGCCACAGACGCCTTCCGGACTGTACAGCGAGTGGTCGCAGACGCACAGAACCCATCGCTACCAGCAGGTGTTGGGTATGCTGCGTGACTCCGGTGCACTGTTTGCCTGCTCCTGTACCCGCTCTCAGATACGTCAGCATGATGCGGCCATGCGATATACCGGAGAATGTGTGGGAAAGGGGCTATCGTTCGAGGCACCAAACGTAGTGTGGCGATTGCGCACACCCCATACCATGAACCTTCGGTATCCCGTAGTACGGCAGCGGAACGGCAGTCCGGCATATAACCTAATCACCGTAGTGGACGACGTTGACTACAATATCACCAACATTGTTCGGGGAGCCGACCTTGAAGATGCTACAGCCGTCCAGCGCTACCTGGCAGAACGGTTACCGTGTCTAAGCCCCTTTACGGACATCACCATTGGAGTGGTCCCATAA